A section of the Lampris incognitus isolate fLamInc1 chromosome 8, fLamInc1.hap2, whole genome shotgun sequence genome encodes:
- the fgfr4 gene encoding fibroblast growth factor receptor 4: MENVHLLLTLTLLVVDGVLTRAIDEGRIKADLRVSRPLILPGYPENTTALVGAEVKLTCKIHRPATTKVQWLKNEVVTPGEQRRLRALTVLQSNNSKINSLHLPNVSLQDAGEYICMAETSHAGRKVQSMRSAWLEVLPADGIEDLSEDTTEHLLLEPGDILKLPCDTPGRPAPAVTWYKEGTRLLNTPRVQVRGVLVEIADVTYEDSGVYVCVSWATKEPLRNFTITVTDSLGSGDDDEDNGLEDASAEIENDQVYFSRGPYWTHTQRMEKKLYAVPAGNTVKFRCPAMGSPLPSIRWFKNGREFRGEHRIGGIKLRHQHWSLVMESVVPSDRGNYTCLVENKYGSITHSYLLDVLERSPHRPILQAGLPANTTTVVGSDVQFYCKVYSDAQPHIQWLKHIERNGSRYGPDGTPYVQILKTGSLNMSDVEVLYLSKVTMEDAGEYTCLAGNSIGFSHQSAWLTVLSEEEVADDMDSMETKYTDIIIYASGFLALIMAAVIVVLCRMQVHPSREPFDVLPVQKLSKFPLRRQYSVESNSSGKSSASLMRVARLSSSCSPMLAGVMEFELPFDPDWEFPRENLTLGKPLGEGCFGQVVRAEAYGINKDCPEQASTVAVKMLKDDATDKDLADLISEMELMKVMDKHKNIINLLGVCTQDGPLYVLVEYASKGSLREYLRARRPPGMDYTFDVTKVPEEQLTFKDLLSCAYQVARGMEYLASKRCIHRDLAARNVLVTEDNVMKIADFGLARGVHQIDYYKKTTNGRLPVKWMAPEALFDRVYTHQSDVWSFGVLMWEIFTLGGSPYPGIPVEELFKLLKEGHRMDKPSNCTHELYMKMRECWHAVPTQRPTFKQLVEELDRVLLSVSDEYLDLSTPFEQYSPSCEDTSSSCSSDNDSVFTHDALSTDPCLLGYQDTHSRIDVKTALR, encoded by the exons ATGGAGAACGTCCACCTGCTCCTCACACTCACGCTCTTGGTGGTGGACGGCGTTCTGACCCGAGCCATCGATGAAGGGCgcattaaag CAGACCTGCGAGTCTCGAGGCCTCTGATTTTGCCTGGTTATCCAGAAAACACCACAGCATTGGTCGGGGCGGAGGTCAAGTTGACGTGTAAGATCCACCGGCCGGCCACCACCAAGGTCCAGTGGTTAAAGAATGAGGTCGTGACCCCGGGAGAACAGCGCCGCCTCAGGGCTCTGACG GTCCTGCAGAGCAACAACTCCAAGATTAACAGCCTCCACCTCCCTAACGTAAGCCTGCAGGATGCAGGAGAATATATCTGCATGGCGGAGACCAGCCACGCCGGCAGGAAAGTTCAGTCCATGCGTTCAGCCTGGCTGGAGGTCCTGCCTG CAGATGGTATTGAGGACCTGAGTGAAGACACCACAGAACACCTTCTGCTTGAGCCGGGGGACATCCTCAAACTGCCCTGTGACACGCCCGGCCGGCCCGCCCCAGCCGTCACATGGTACAAGGAGGGGACGCGCCTGCTGAACACGCCTCGTGTCCAGGTCCGCGGGGTGCTGGTGGAGATCGCCGACGTGACGTACGAGGACTCGGGCGTCTACGTGTGCGTTTCCTGGGCAACCAAAGAGCCGCTGAGGAACTTCACCATCACCGTGACAG ACTCCTTGGGGTCCGGGGATGATGATGAAGACAACGGCTTGGAAGACGCATCTGCCGAGATTGAGAACGACCAGGTTTACTTCTCCAGAG GCCCCTACTGGACCCACACCCAGCGAATGGAGAAGAAGCTGTACGCAGTGCCTGCAGGCAACACGGTGAAGTTTCGATGCCCGGCCATGGGAAGCCCCCTGCCCTCCATTCGGTGGTTCAAGAATGGACGTGAGTTCAGAGGAGAGCATCGCATCGGAGGCATCAAG TTGAGACATCAGCACTGGAGTCTGGTGATGGAGAGCGTTGTCCCCTCCGACAGAGGAAACTACACCTGCCTGGTGGAAAACAAATATGGCTCCATCACTCACAGCTACCTGCTGGACGTCCTGG AGCGGTCCCCACACAGGCCTATCCTGCAGGCTGGTCTACCAGCCAACACCACAACTGTCGTGGGCAGTGATGTCCAGTTCTACTGTAAAGTCTACAGTGACGCCCAGCCTCACATTCAGTGGCTCAAACACATCGAGAGGAACGGCAGTCGCTACGGTCCTGATGGGACACCATACGTTCAGATCCTCAAG ACAGGGAGTCTGAACATGTCCGATGTGGAGGTGCTCTACCTGTCCAAAGTCACCATGGAGGATGCAGGCGAATACACCTGTCTGGCTGGAAACTCCATCGGCTTCTCTCACCAGTCTGCTTGGCTTACTGTCCTCTCAG AGGAGGAGGTGGCAGATGATATGGACAGCATGGAGACCAAATACACTGACATTATCATCTACGCCTCTGGCTTCCTGGCCCTGATCATGGCCGCTGTTATCGTGGTGCTCTGTCGGATGCAGGTCCATCCAAGTAGGGAGCCCTTTGATGTCCTTCCGGTCCAAAAGCTGTCCAAGTTCCCTCTTCGCAGACAG TATTCGGTAGAGTCCAACTCTTCTGGGAAGTCCAGTGCTTCATTAATGAGGGTGGCCCGTCTCTCCTCAAGCTGCTCCCCAATGCTAGCTGGGGTCATGGAATTTGAACTTCCCTTTGACCCGGATTGGGAATTTCCAAGGGAGAA TCTTACATTAGGTAAGCCTCTGGGAGAAGGCTGTTTCGGCCAGGTGGTGAGAGCCGAAGCCTATGGAATCAACAAGGACTGCCCGGAGCAGGCCAGTACTGTGGCAGTCAAGATGCTAAAAG ATGATGCCACTGACAAGGACTTGGCAGACCTGATCTCTGAGATGGAGCTGATGAAAGTCATGGATAAACACAAGAACATCATCAACCTGCTAGGCGTCTGCACTCAAGATG GTCCTCTGTATGTGCTGGTGGAGTACGCCTCCAAAGGGAGTCTGAGGGAGTACCTGAGGGCCCGCCGGCCTCCCGGCATGGATTACACCTTTGATGTGACCAAGGTGCCTGAAGAACAGCTTACCTTCAAAGACTTGCTGTCCTGTGCCTACCAGGTGGCAAGAGGAATGGAGTACCTGGCCTCTAAAAGG tgCATCCATAGAGACCTTGCTGCCAGGAACGTTCTGGTTACTGAGGACAATGTGATGAAGATCGCTGACTTCGGCTTGGCCAGAGGAGTCCACCAAATTGACTATTACAAAAAAACCACCAAC GGGCGACTGCCAGTGAAGTGGATGGCACCAGAGGCCTTGTTTGACAGAGTCTACACACACCAGAGCGACGT GTGGTCGTTCGGCGTTTTGATGTGGGAGATCTTCACACTGGGAGGATCTCCTTACCCCGGGATCCCTGTGGAGGAGCTCTTTAAGCTTCTGAAGGAAGGACATCGGATGGACAAACCATCCAACTGCACACACGAACT GTACATGAAGATGCGTGAGTGTTGGCATGCCGTGCCGACCCAGAGACCGACCTTCAAACAGCTGGTGGAGGAGCTGGACAGAGTCCTGCTGTCAGTTTCTGATGAG TACCTGGACCTGTCCACGCCGTTTGAGCAGTACTCCCCCTCATGCGAAGACACCTCCAGCTCCTGCTCCTCAGACAACGACTCGGTCTTCACTCACGACGCCTTGTCCACAGACCCCTGTCTGCTGGgataccaggacacacactcccGGATAGACGTGAAGACAGCACTCcgatag